The genomic segment TCGCGTCGGATTCGCTCGTGCTGTGCCGTTCGCCCTCCGGCGGCGAGTAACGTGGGGCTCAGGTGTGACCCGACGCTCCGCCGCCGCGACGGAGGCCGAACCGACGGCCACGGGCGTCGCGGTATCGGACGAATACCGTCGGTAAGGTGTCGTTGCGTCAGCGTCTTCGGAACAATACTCTTGGCACGGACACCGTAGATTGCAGTCAAGTGGTTGACATGGAACGAGAAGACGCGTGGGAGACGCTCGTCCGCGCTCTCGACGACGTGAGCCGACGACGCCTGCTGGTCGCACTGTTGGAACGCTCCGCTTCGGACGATGCCGTGCGCGTCCCCGAGGACGTCCACCGCGGTGACCGGGAGTTGGAGGCGCTGAAGTTCGACCTCTATCACGTCCACCTCCCCCTCTTAGAGAGTGCCGACTACGTCCGGTGGGACAGGGAGACGCACGAGGTCGAACGCGGCGACGCGTTCGACGAGATTCGCCCGGTGCTCCGGGTGTTGCACGACAACCGGGACGATTTCCCCGACGGCTGGGTGTGAGTCGGTTCGGTCGGAGCCGGCGCCGTCTCACCGAAGGTGCGTCGAGAGAACCGCGGCGAGCGACTCGCACTTGACGGGTTTCAGCAGGTACTCGTCGACGCAGTCCTCGTTCAGTCCGCCGTCGGGGCGGGACGCGCTCAGGACGACGACGGCCCCCGAGAACGTCGTCTCGTGCAGTCTGTCGACCACCTCGTCGCCGGTGAGTTTCGGCATGTCGCGGTCCAGCACGACGACGTCGACGGCGGCGTCGAGGCTCGCGACCGCCTCTCGCCCGTCCGCGGCCTCGCGGACGGTCCAGTCCGTCCGCTGGGTCAGCCAGTACGCGAACGACTCGCGCAGGACGCCGTTGTCGTCCGCGAGGAGGACGGTAGCGGGTGCCGCGTGCGGTCCGCTCGCCATCGGGTTCGGTTTCGAGGTCACCGGTCGGTCACGCGACCCCAGAAGTTACGACGTATCGCCGCACCGGTCCCGAGACCGAACGCTCGTCTCCGACTCGCCGACGACCGCGGAGTCGGTGGCTACGCACGCGAACGACCCCCTCCACGCGCTGTCGGCCGCCGGTCGCGCCCTCGGTGGGAGTGACCGGGGCCTCGACCGACTCAGCGGGGACGATAGCTGTCTCAATCACGTACGGGACCACTCACTCTGACCGGATAGAGACGGGGACGGATATGTCCGCGTTTTAAATACCCTTCTCGGGTTCGTCGTCGGGCGGCGTGGTCGCGAGTGCGTTCCCGACCAGCCTGTGATGCGCGCGGCGCAGCAACTGGCCGGCGGACTGCTTCGCGATGCCGAGTTCGTCGGCCACGTCTTCGAGGGTGGCCCGTCGGGGCGTCTCGAAGTAGCCCGCCCGCCAGGCCGTCGTGAGCGCGTCGGCCTGCTTCTCCGTGAGTCCGAACTGCGAGCCCTGGTGTCCCTCCGTCTCGTCGAACAGTTGCTTCAGTTCGAACTCGATGCCGTTCGCCTGGCAGTACTCGTTGAAGTCCTGCAGGCTGTGATAGTTCTCGAACCGGACCCGGAGCGACCACCCGTCGCGTCGCCCCGTCGCCTCCAGGATGACCGCGTTGACCTCCCTGTAGACGAAGAGGATGGCCTCCGTCTGCTCGGTCCACTCGCCCCTGAACAGCCCCGCGTCCTCGAACGTGTCCAGTCGGCGCACGTTCTGTATCGACGGGTCTTCGTCGACGGCGCGTTCGAACGCCGCGAGGTCGCAGTCCGAGACCCAGAAGTACGGCGTCAGCGTCGTCCGCATCGACACGACGCGTTCGACCTCGATGACCGCGTCGGGAACGGACTGCAGCGTCGCCGTCAGCGGGAACATCTCCGCCGTGACGTGGAACTTTCCGATGATGGTCATTGGGAACTCCAGTACCGTAGAGCACTGCGATACGCGGTAAATACGTTCGTACTCGCGGTCGCCCCGAGTCACACCGCCCGGACGACCACCGTCGCGTTCGTTCGCTCGTCGGGTGCGACGACGGCGAGGTCGAACGCCGCGGCGACGACGGCCGTCTCGTTGCCGCGTCGTTGCACCACCACGCCGTCCCGGACCGTACAGTCCCCGAACGCTCTCCCCCGGCCCCCGGGGCAGTTGCGTGCGGCCCACCCCGTCGCCTCGCTCCCGTTGTACGAGACGACGAGCGACTGGTCGCCGGCGGCCGCGGCGTCCTCGACGCGCGCGACGTCGTCGGTCAGGTCGGCCCTGACGGCCGCCACCGCCGCCGCTCGCTCGTCCCAGTCGTACTCCCCGTCCGTCTCGACGACGGCTCCGGTGAACGACGCCGAGAGCGCCCGTCTGGCGTCGTCGACGCCGGGGGCCGAGGCGGCGTCGTCGCTCCCGCCCTCGTAGCCGAGTTGCGCGTACGCGAGGGCCATCGGCACGAGAGCGACGGCGACGACGACGGCCGCGAGGAGGACGACCTGTCCCCTGTCGCGGGTCACGCGGACCACACCCTGAGCGTCACCGTACAGCCGTCGGTCGTCAGCGACGCCGCGCCGGTCGGCAGACCGGACGGTAGCGGCTGTCCAACGGCTCCGTGCGGCGTCTCAAGCCGGTACGAGAGGGGGGTCGGAAGCATCGCGCGCAGTCGCCGGTCGAGCGCGTCGGATTCGGTGTCGAACGCCGACGGCGACCGGCAGGCGGCGGTGAGCCGGTCCGTCCCCGTCCCGACCGGCGGTTCGACGGCCAGCACCGAGAGCGCGTCCGCCGCCGTCCGGTCCAGCGTCGGCGCGTCGTCCGTCTCGACGGGGACGACTGCGAACCCCAGCGAGACGGCGAGGACGAGGAGGATTCCAACGGTCACCTCGACCAGCGGCGTCGCCAGTTGCGCTCGGTCCTCACGCACCGACGGTCACCTCCAGCGGTTCGACCGTCGCGTTCGTCGCCGTCCAGCGGATTCTGACGACGCCGTCGACGCCGTCGTCCGTCGCGAACGAGAGGTGCGGCGGGCCGACGCGCGTCACACGGAACTCGTAGGTGCCCGAGAGGCCGTGCGGGTCCCGGAGCACGATGCGGTCGTGCGCGCGGACGGCGGTCAGCGTCGTGGTCCCGTCGGTCGTGACGTCGAGTTCGACCGTCCGCGTTCGGTTCGGCAGCGTCACCGTCCGACGCCCCGAGAGGTTCACCGTCGTCGTCCGTCGGTCCGTCCGCTCGACCCTGACGAGTCGACGGACGGTGACCCCGTCGGGGTCGCCGCGTTCGACGAGGGTCCGGTCGCCCAGTCGGACGCGCACCTCGCGGCCGCGGACCGACGGTGCGATGCGGTCCACCGCGGTGGCGTTCAGCGACCGGACCGCGTCCCATTCGACGGCGTTCGCCCGTCGGGTGTGGGCGGCGTCGGCGGCGACGAGGCGGTCCGCGAGGGTCTCGCCGGCGTGCCGGGCGGCGGGGTCGGTGTCGGCGTCCGCGAGGGCGACGCCGGCGAGGACGACGCTGCCCGTCGTCACCGCGGTGAGGAGGACGAGGGCGGCGGCCAGACCGACGAGGTTCGCCTGTCCGCGGGCGGCGGTCACGGCTGCCCCCCGTGAGCGCTCGGACGCCGGGCGGCCGACGCCTCGACGCGGCCAGCGGTCGCCCCGTCGTTCGCGGCCGGGGTCCCGTTCGACAGCGTCACGGCCACGTGCCCCCCGTCGCCGCGGACGACGACCCACGACTCGCTCACGCTCCGCCACGTCCCGGACACGTTCGCGCCGCGCGCCGGGAACGAGAGCGTCACTCGGCCGCCGACGCCGTCGTCCGGGTGGTCGAGGACCAACTCGGCCGCGCTCCCGTTCGCCGCCGGGACGGCGCGGACCCGGTACGGGTCGCCTCGAATCGTCGCCGGGAGCGAGACGGCGACGCGGCGGTCGATGCGCGCCGTCCGCGACGGCACCGACGACTCGACGGACTCGGCGGCACCGACGAGGGCGCGTTCGCCCACCTCGGCCGCGGCGGCGGTCCGGTAGTCGGGCACCACGTCGCCGTAGAACGTCGTCGTGAGGAGGGCGATGAACAGCACGACGATGCCGAGTTCGAGCGCTTTCCCGACGACCGGCGAGAGGGCGCGGTCGGCGCGCGACTCGCTCTCCCGGCCGAGCGGTCCGTCCCGTCGTCCCCGGTCGCTCACGCCCCCACCTCCATCCGCAGTCGCACGTCGTGGACGACGAGGTGGACGGTGCGACGGCCGGGGAACGCCGCGACGACGCTCGGCGTCCCGTCGCCGTCGAAGTCGCGCCGGGTCGTCGTCGCGTTCCGGTCGCGGAACGCCCGTTCCCACGCGCCGGGGGCCGCCGTCTCCACGGCGACGCGGTAGCGGTCCGTCGGGAGGAGTCGTCGCTCGTGCGTCGGCGCGGTTTCGAGTCGAACGGGCACCGTCGTCCCGCGCGCCGAGACGGCGTCCGTCCCGGAGGCGTTCAAGACGGGGACGCCGACGTACAGCGTCCCGTTCGCGGGCGCGATACTCGGCGGCGCGTCCAGTCGGCTTCGGTTCCCCTCGCCGACGGCGACGGCGCCCGCGACGGCCGACACCCGCCTGTCGCCGGACTCGTACACCAGCCCGCCCGCCGCGGCGGTCCAGACGACGCCGGAGTCGTTCAGCACGCGGACGCGCCGGTCGGCGACGCGAATCGTCCCGCCGGCGAGTCGGACCGTCGCGTCTCCCTCCGCGGCGGTGCCGGCGTCGAGAGCGTCGTCCAGTCCGTCGGCGACGCGGGCAGTCGCGGCCGTCGACGCTCCCTCCTGAATCGCCGTCCCCGCGGCGGCGGTGAGGACGCCGACGCCGACGACGGTGAGGCCGAGGAGGATGGCGACGCCGACGACGGCGGACTGAGCGCGGTCGGAGCGAGAGCCTTCGGCCGTCATATCAGTCCCGCCCCCGCGAAGACGGCGTGGCAGACGGCGACCAGCGCGCCGGAGTGAAGCAGCGCCTCGTACCGCCCCCTGCTGGCGACGCCGGCGAACCACCCCGAGGCGAGCATCGTCGCCTGCGTCGTCACGTAGATGCGGTACCGGTCGCGTTCGAGGTCCACGGCCTGCGGGTCGATTGCGACGCCTGAGAGGTCCGACATCGAGGAGAGTTGTGCGAAGCCGTCGAAGACCTGCGCGCCCGTGGCCACCGTGATGCCGACGACGAGGAGCGCCGTCGTCCACCCGACGGCGACGTACACGAGCATCCCCGACCGGAGCGCCCGCTTCTGGTGGTACAGTCTGCCGACTTCGGACTGCAGCGTCTCGAACACGGTGCCGGTGTCGCTGCCGGAGTCGAGTGCGCCGATGACGAGGCCGATGGTCTGCTCGGCCATCGGCGTCCCGACGCGTTCGACGAACCGGTCCAGGGCGGCGGTTCGCAGGTCCTCGTCCGTGCCGGTGTTCGGCGACGTGAGCCGGAGGTTGAGCGCCAAATCCGCCACGTCGCCAGAGAGGGGTCCCAACTCCACGTCGCGGGCGACGTGTTCGACCGCCTCGGGGAACGGACGGCCGAGGCTGACGTGCCCCGAGACGGCGTGGACGAAGTCCTTCAGTTCGCGGTCCTTCGCGCCGTCGAGGCGCGCGCGGCGGACGGCGACGACGCCGACGGGGACGGCGTAGACGACGTAGCCGGCGAGGGCGACGTCGACGAGCGTCGACCCCGCGACGGCGGCGACGACTGCGCCGACGACGCCGAGAGGGACGAACGCGAGCGTCGCGCTCGCGGGGTTGGTCGTCGCCGTCGCCAGCATGCCGAGCGTCGTGTCCGGGCGCGTGTACGTCACCGTCTGGTCCGGCGGTCGAATCGTCGCCACCAGCGACGCCGCGCCGAGGCCGACGGCGAGGATGAACGCGCCGCTGGCGTAGACGATGAGGCCGCGGAGCGTCGTCGCCCCGACGGGCGTCGGCACCGTCGACGACAGGCCGGGCGCGATGACGCTCATCACGGTCAGGATGATGACCAGGAGGGCGGGGAGGACGAGGAGGACGATGAATATCTCCGCGAGGAGTTCGAGGAAGCCCTCGGCCCGTCGGCGGGCGCGGTCCTGCTGGTGGCCGAGCATCCGACTCTCCATCCGGAGGTAGTTCCGTAGGGCGTCGGAGCCCTGGTCGGCGTGCTCTCTGAACTTCAGGAGGAAGGGGGCCAGCGTGTTCTCCGCCGGCGTGTCGCGAGCGACGCGGCGCAGGCCCTCGTTGACGTTGCCGGTCATCGCGGCGGTGTTGAGCGCCTTCCGGAGGGAGACGGCCGTCTCGCCGTAGGCGTCCGTGTCGGCGACGCGACGGAGCATCGCCCGTCGGCCGTCGCTGCCGGAGGCGAGGACGTGGAGGTAGCGCACTGCGCCCGGGAGCGTCCGGTCGATGTTCGCCCGGCGCGCGGCGGCGACCCACCGGAGGTACCGACCGCCGAGGGCGACGACGGCGCGCTTGACCGCGCCGCCGACGAGGAGTGCGCCGCAGACCCCGAGGAGTAGGCGCGGGACGCGCGGAACCGGGAGCCGTCCCGCGAGTGGGACGACGGACTCCGCGAACGCGACCCAGCCGTCGAGCGTCGCGGCCGGAAGCGCGAGGGCGGCGGCCGGGAGGGGCACCGCGACGAGGAGCATCGCGGCCCACGATGCGCCGTACACCCGCGCGAGGAACAGGTCGAAGCCCACGCGGAGGTCGGTGCCGCGGTAGGCGCGCCGGTCGCGTTCGTGCCGCGACGCGTCGGCGTGGCGGGCGAACAGGGCGTACAGCACGCGGTCGACGACGGAGATGGAGTCGTCGCGCGCGGTCGTCGGCCGGGTGGCCGTCTGGGTCACCGCGGCACCTCGCGGTCGACGACGAAGGGTCGCCGTCGTCGGCGGAGCGCCGGCCCGAGGTGCGCCCGCCTCGTCGCACTCCGCTGTCCCGCTCGCACCGCCTCGGCGTCAGGCATCGGTCCGTCCCCCGTCTTCGGCCATCCGCCGTCGGACGCGTTCGACCGTCGCCGCCTCGTCCGTGCGGAGGTCCGAGAGGAAGCCGAACACGCGGTCGAACTCGGAGACGTCTTCGCGGACGAGGTACTCGACGTAGCCGCGCTTGCGGAGGAACTCCGCCTCGACCGCCTCGACCTCTCTGTCCGTCGCGTGGGCGATGCGGTGGAACACGCGGTGGGAGAGGCGGTGGTGGTCGTCGCCGAGGCGCGGGTGGTCGTACGCCAGCGAGAACGACCCGTCCGTCTCGCGCCACAGGACGGTGTTCCAGTGGAGCGTCTCGCCGCCCTTCTCGACGGTGCCCTTCCGCGCCGTCGGCGGGAGCGCCTCGTAGCCCGCCTCGTCGACGAGTTCGACCACCTCGCCGACGTACCGGTCGCCGTCCGCGCGGTGCGGGAACACGACGAGGTCCAACTCCCGCAGGAGGTAGGCGGGAAGCCCCTGTTCGACGACGCGGTTCACCAGCGTCTCGACGTCCTCGGCGTGCGTCGTCCCGACGACGCCGTGGCCCGTGTTCAGCACCTCGGCGAACGTCTCGAACGAGGCGGGCGTGTTCACCTCGGCGATGACCTCGACGTCCGGATTGAGGTAGTTCGCCTCGGTCATCAGGTCCGCCATCGAGACGCGCTTGAACTCGGACTCGTGGTCCCGCGTCGTCAGCGAGATGCCCGTCTCGTGCGGTAGGCGCACCTCGCGTGACCCTTCGTCGATGCTGACCGGGCGGTGGTCGTACGGGATGAACGGCATGTGCGCGTTCATCAGCGTCGTCTTCCCCACGCCCGTCGGCCCGGAGAACAGGACGACGCGGTGGTGTTCGTACAACATCCACAGAAGGGCGACCAGCTCTATCGGGAGGGCGTCGAGGCGGACGAGGTCCACGGGCGTCATCGGCTCCGCGGACTGCTTGCGGATGGAGACGTGCGGGCCGCCCTCGGAGATGACCGGCAGGGCGACGGCGCAGCGAATCGTCTCGTCGACGCCTTCGGGCCGGAGGTTCACCTTCGCCGACGGCCGGGAGGCGTTCAACTCCACGCCGTCGGCGGCGGCCAACTGGGTGACGACGTTGACGAAACTCGTCTCGTCGTCGAACGCGAGGTTCGTCGGGACCCGGCCGCCGCCGATGGCGGCGTCGTCGGCGACGCCCGCACGCGGGATGACCTTCACGCGTTCGCCGACGCGGTTGGCCTCGATGTCCTCCAAGTTGGGGTCGCGGATGGGGACGGTGAGGACGCCCTCGCCCACGTAGTCGCGGAGGACGTAGTAGACCAGGTCGTCCAGTCGGTCCTCGGCGAACCGGCGGTCGACGGGCGGGAGGGCCAGACCGTACTCGGCGAGGGCCGTCCGCACGCGGAACTGGGTGGCCTCGACCCACGCGCGGGTGTTCCGGGCCGTCAGGCGACGCGAGAGGAACTGCCGGGCGCGTTCGCGGACGAACGCGGCCCGGTCCTCCACGAGTTCGCCCGCGTTGGCCTCCCAGATGCGCTCTTTGCACTCGGCGATGAGAGCCTCGTCGCCCGGCAGCAGGTCGGGTTCGAGGACGGCGTACTTGGTGGTGAACCGGTCGTCGCCGAGGAGGTGGTCGCGGTGCAGGACCACGTCCACGTCGAACCCGCCGAACGGGACGGTGTAGTGCCGCAGTCGCTCGCCCGCGACCCGGTCGGCGAACTCGGCGTCCGTCCGGTACGCCGTCGCCGCGGGCGCGTAGTTCTCCGTGTGGACGACGAGCGTTCCGTCCTCGCCCTCGCGGCCCACGTCCACCACGTCGATGTGGTCGTCCAGCGCCAACGGCGTCACCTCGCCGAGCAGTCGCAACTCGCGGAGCGCGTAGTACTCGACGCGACGCCGGGCCGCGGGCGACACGTCGAGCAGACGGTCGAACACGCGGCGGTACTTCGGCGGCACGCCCTCGTCGGCGCGTTCGGCGGTCCCCTGCCTCGTCAGCGGTCGGCGACGGTTCACGACCGAGAAGTGGTCTCTGACCCGCGCTAAGGCCGCCTCCTCCCGCGGGCCGAGGCCCGGTTCGTCCACCTCGTAGCGGAAGCCGACGCCGTCGTCGTCGCGGACGGTGGCGACGACGCCCGGGACGACTTCGTACTGCGCGCGGACGTCCGGGGCGTACCACGCGCTCCCGTCGTCCGGCGGAAGCGGCGACGGAACCGCCTCGACGACGCCCGCCGTCCCCGCGCCGCCGCCCCGCACTCGACCGCTCATCGTCCGTCACCGACGAACACGTCACACAGCATTGGGACTGCGTTGCCCGGTTCCCGTATTTAATATTTGAGAATCAGGGAATCCGCACGTTCGTCGGCTGTCGGTCCGACAGACCGTGGCTAGATTCGCTCTTCACCGTTTCTACTCTCCTCTCCGCTCGGAATAGAAATAACTC from the Halogeometricum rufum genome contains:
- a CDS encoding helix-turn-helix domain-containing protein, giving the protein MTIIGKFHVTAEMFPLTATLQSVPDAVIEVERVVSMRTTLTPYFWVSDCDLAAFERAVDEDPSIQNVRRLDTFEDAGLFRGEWTEQTEAILFVYREVNAVILEATGRRDGWSLRVRFENYHSLQDFNEYCQANGIEFELKQLFDETEGHQGSQFGLTEKQADALTTAWRAGYFETPRRATLEDVADELGIAKQSAGQLLRRAHHRLVGNALATTPPDDEPEKGI
- a CDS encoding type II secretion system F family protein, with product MTQTATRPTTARDDSISVVDRVLYALFARHADASRHERDRRAYRGTDLRVGFDLFLARVYGASWAAMLLVAVPLPAAALALPAATLDGWVAFAESVVPLAGRLPVPRVPRLLLGVCGALLVGGAVKRAVVALGGRYLRWVAAARRANIDRTLPGAVRYLHVLASGSDGRRAMLRRVADTDAYGETAVSLRKALNTAAMTGNVNEGLRRVARDTPAENTLAPFLLKFREHADQGSDALRNYLRMESRMLGHQQDRARRRAEGFLELLAEIFIVLLVLPALLVIILTVMSVIAPGLSSTVPTPVGATTLRGLIVYASGAFILAVGLGAASLVATIRPPDQTVTYTRPDTTLGMLATATTNPASATLAFVPLGVVGAVVAAVAGSTLVDVALAGYVVYAVPVGVVAVRRARLDGAKDRELKDFVHAVSGHVSLGRPFPEAVEHVARDVELGPLSGDVADLALNLRLTSPNTGTDEDLRTAALDRFVERVGTPMAEQTIGLVIGALDSGSDTGTVFETLQSEVGRLYHQKRALRSGMLVYVAVGWTTALLVVGITVATGAQVFDGFAQLSSMSDLSGVAIDPQAVDLERDRYRIYVTTQATMLASGWFAGVASRGRYEALLHSGALVAVCHAVFAGAGLI
- a CDS encoding response regulator transcription factor, with amino-acid sequence MTSKPNPMASGPHAAPATVLLADDNGVLRESFAYWLTQRTDWTVREAADGREAVASLDAAVDVVVLDRDMPKLTGDEVVDRLHETTFSGAVVVLSASRPDGGLNEDCVDEYLLKPVKCESLAAVLSTHLR
- a CDS encoding DUF7263 family protein, which produces MTAARGQANLVGLAAALVLLTAVTTGSVVLAGVALADADTDPAARHAGETLADRLVAADAAHTRRANAVEWDAVRSLNATAVDRIAPSVRGREVRVRLGDRTLVERGDPDGVTVRRLVRVERTDRRTTTVNLSGRRTVTLPNRTRTVELDVTTDGTTTLTAVRAHDRIVLRDPHGLSGTYEFRVTRVGPPHLSFATDDGVDGVVRIRWTATNATVEPLEVTVGA
- a CDS encoding type II/IV secretion system ATPase subunit; translated protein: MSGRVRGGGAGTAGVVEAVPSPLPPDDGSAWYAPDVRAQYEVVPGVVATVRDDDGVGFRYEVDEPGLGPREEAALARVRDHFSVVNRRRPLTRQGTAERADEGVPPKYRRVFDRLLDVSPAARRRVEYYALRELRLLGEVTPLALDDHIDVVDVGREGEDGTLVVHTENYAPAATAYRTDAEFADRVAGERLRHYTVPFGGFDVDVVLHRDHLLGDDRFTTKYAVLEPDLLPGDEALIAECKERIWEANAGELVEDRAAFVRERARQFLSRRLTARNTRAWVEATQFRVRTALAEYGLALPPVDRRFAEDRLDDLVYYVLRDYVGEGVLTVPIRDPNLEDIEANRVGERVKVIPRAGVADDAAIGGGRVPTNLAFDDETSFVNVVTQLAAADGVELNASRPSAKVNLRPEGVDETIRCAVALPVISEGGPHVSIRKQSAEPMTPVDLVRLDALPIELVALLWMLYEHHRVVLFSGPTGVGKTTLMNAHMPFIPYDHRPVSIDEGSREVRLPHETGISLTTRDHESEFKRVSMADLMTEANYLNPDVEVIAEVNTPASFETFAEVLNTGHGVVGTTHAEDVETLVNRVVEQGLPAYLLRELDLVVFPHRADGDRYVGEVVELVDEAGYEALPPTARKGTVEKGGETLHWNTVLWRETDGSFSLAYDHPRLGDDHHRLSHRVFHRIAHATDREVEAVEAEFLRKRGYVEYLVREDVSEFDRVFGFLSDLRTDEAATVERVRRRMAEDGGRTDA
- a CDS encoding DUF7266 family protein — protein: MSDRGRRDGPLGRESESRADRALSPVVGKALELGIVVLFIALLTTTFYGDVVPDYRTAAAAEVGERALVGAAESVESSVPSRTARIDRRVAVSLPATIRGDPYRVRAVPAANGSAAELVLDHPDDGVGGRVTLSFPARGANVSGTWRSVSESWVVVRGDGGHVAVTLSNGTPAANDGATAGRVEASAARRPSAHGGQP
- a CDS encoding DUF7262 family protein, which translates into the protein MREDRAQLATPLVEVTVGILLVLAVSLGFAVVPVETDDAPTLDRTAADALSVLAVEPPVGTGTDRLTAACRSPSAFDTESDALDRRLRAMLPTPLSYRLETPHGAVGQPLPSGLPTGAASLTTDGCTVTLRVWSA
- a CDS encoding DUF7289 family protein; translation: MTAEGSRSDRAQSAVVGVAILLGLTVVGVGVLTAAAGTAIQEGASTAATARVADGLDDALDAGTAAEGDATVRLAGGTIRVADRRVRVLNDSGVVWTAAAGGLVYESGDRRVSAVAGAVAVGEGNRSRLDAPPSIAPANGTLYVGVPVLNASGTDAVSARGTTVPVRLETAPTHERRLLPTDRYRVAVETAAPGAWERAFRDRNATTTRRDFDGDGTPSVVAAFPGRRTVHLVVHDVRLRMEVGA
- a CDS encoding DUF7261 family protein — translated: MVRVTRDRGQVVLLAAVVVAVALVPMALAYAQLGYEGGSDDAASAPGVDDARRALSASFTGAVVETDGEYDWDERAAAVAAVRADLTDDVARVEDAAAAGDQSLVVSYNGSEATGWAARNCPGGRGRAFGDCTVRDGVVVQRRGNETAVVAAAFDLAVVAPDERTNATVVVRAV